tatattTTGCCGATTGGAAGCTCCATGGAGTCCGGTCACATGTGCTCTCATGGCTGAGTGCTGTGGGAGcgaagagaagagaaggaaacTCTGGGGTGGTGAGATGGCTCTGAACATATGAGCTGTTCCTGGCTCTGAGTGTATTAGAGACCACCACAGAAGCAGGGAGGGAAGAAAGTTAAATTTCTAGGACTCACCTGCAGCTACAGGAGCATTTCCCAGTCTGGGGAGCAGCTGACACTGCGGAGAAACATTGCCACCGGCTGGGGAGACCTTGCTTTAAGGGAAGCTGTATCTGAGACCTACACTATAGGGCAGTGTTGCTTTGTGTGGGGTTCAAATCTGTGTTTGAAAGAGAAAGGGAGCTGGgaaaggaaatagaaaaggagtacttgtggcaccttagagactaaccaatttatttgagcatgagctttcgtgagctacagctcacttcatcggatgcatactgtggaagcatCCAATGGAAAGGAAATGGCTCTGACAAGCTCCGGGAATAAAAAGAAACACCCCAGGCTGCCCCTGACTGTGTCACCCACCACCCCAGTCAGTGCTCCTCCTCAACAGGGCTGCACCATCCTCACCCCAGTTCTGCCCTTACCCCGAATCGCATGCTTCCCCAGCACTATTAATGAGTTTTTGCACCCGTGTTGTAGGTGATGCTGATTGGAGATTCGGGCGTGGGGAAAACCTGCTTCCTGCTCCAGTTCAAAGATGGGGCCTTCCTCTCTGGGACCTTCATAGCCACCGTCGGCATAGACTTCCGGGTGAGACCGCTGCAGCTTTCTGCGCTAGGGAGAGCCTCTTGTTACAGCTCGGGATGAGCGTGAAACACCCATTCTGCCCCCATTCAGATAATCATTGAGTGGAAGAGTATTCAGTTAAACTGCCCTGGTGTCTTCGATTGCAGGAGCTATTGCCTGAAGAAAAGGGGCGAGTAGCACTGAGGAGGGGCTCTCTCTCTTTGCCCAGAGCCTGGCTAAGCAGAGAGTATTATGTGAATGGCTGATGTGATCCAcatgcagctggggctggagccagtcaCGCTGCTGCAGCTTTGGAGAGTATCTATCTCTCCAGTCTAGTGTATTCAGAGGGCACCAATCCCTGTAGTGTGTAGGCCCTGAAAGTACATTAGAATAAGGGAAGAGGAAGTTTCAGACCCAGGTTTTGCTGTCCTGACATGGGCTTTTTTCTCATTATCTTATATTTCCAGCCCTCCATTTACACTTAGGGCCTGAGTCTTCTCTCACTCCCCCTGGGGCGAATTGGGAGTTAGTCCACTGAATTAAGCCATGTTCCACAGAGATCGGAGTCTGGCTCTTTGAATGGAGGATATGTTCTCCCAAAGGATGTATTGGAGATGATGTCGGTGTGGATGGGTGTGCCTGCATGGATGCCGGAGGTTTATCAGTAGTGAAAGGTGAACTTCAGAGGTTTGAGCCAGATAAACGCCCAAACGTCTGGGCTCTTATTCCACTGTTCTGTGAACATTTGAAGCCTGCACAACTGAGCTGGACTCTAGCAATGAGAGGcttcctggggaggaggaggaggaggaggattatcATTATTGATTTGTATGACCACAGCGCCTCTGAGGCCCAAGCCTGgcccagcaccccattgtgctaggcactttaaaaacacggaacaaaaagatggtccgtGCCCCAGGATGCTTACTGATCATCCTTGTTGGCAACTGGGCCAGAAACCATCTGTTCTCCTGGAACCAGCGTCTCTTGCTGCGGCTGTGCAAGGCAGAGGGGCACAAAACTGAAGCCAGGGTTTCAGAGCGTTACCTTTACTCTTCCAGCCCTCAAATGAGCTTCAGCTTCGGTGTGATGAAAGGTTCCATCTGGTTCCTGTTTTACCCAGACTAGTTCACCAAGCCCTGTCTGTAATGCAGGTGCGTGCAACTGATTATTAATGCAGGGTTGTGCCCGCGGCATTGTGGGTCTGTGGGCACTGGGATCTGTGTGTCCTGGGATGCAGATACGTGACCGTGTGATGCTGCGGAGGGTGGTTTGTGTCAGGGAGAGTGCAGGTGTATATGAAATGAAGGTACGTTCTTGATGTCAGTGACTTGACATTTTAACCTCAGGGCTTTCTATATTGCCATGGTCTGTGCTGAATTGTTGATACAGTACCATAGGGTTACATGGTGCTTTACTACACATACAAAGATGGAGAGGCAGATTctgtcccctgcctcagcccctaTGAGCTGCTTTGTTTTgacccccagagcagcccagaaaCTAATGCCACCTTTGACTCGATTCCTGTGGATTGGgccttattttattattattgtttttcatttgtaTAACCATAATGTCTAGGGGCCCcacatggcccaggaccccctgTACTAGGTGCTCTAAAACACAGAacataaagacagtccctgccccaaggagtgtccaatctaagtgtaagacagGAGACAATAGATGGCTACAGACAGATGGGACTGTACAAGTGAACCATGAAACTCCAGATTGGTTGGCATGGTGGGCAGTTGTCTCTGCACACCAAGAGCCGATCTGTGGGGCTTCTCCTGGGCATGCAgcacagtctctgctccaaagttAAAATCAACGCTGAGACAAGAACAACAGGAGAAGACCCTGTTCCTGTCTCTGTGCGTGGCTGGGCTGGGCGAGAGCATGCATGCGGTGTTCTGTATTCTTGCACTGTTGTAGCAgcgctccatgcactgccctgaGGCCTCAGCCAGATGCAAGCTCCCTGCTATTGAATGGAGAGCTTTACCTGGGCCTCTCTGTTTTGCATCGTGTCATTACTCTGGTGACAAGTGTTCAAGGCTAGTGTGCTCGTATTAATTACAGATGACCTGCTGCATTTAACCTGCTCATCGGATGCCTTTTTGATGCCCCCACTACTGAGTTCCGCCAGATTTGTCATCTGTAGCCAGGGGAAGGTTTGGCAGCAGCATCCCACGTTGGCACACCCTCTCCTTACCCATTCGGAGTCTGGCACCACTCTGTAAATATCCACTGACAAGAGGTGCCCAATCAAAGCAACCAGAGTATCCAGGGCATTCATTAGGAGGGcagccagccaatcagagaaTGCACTGGCAAGTGACACCCACCCGACCAATCATAACAACTGGAGTAAAAAGAGTATCCATTGAGAAGAAACACCCACCCAGCCAATCAAAACAAGGTGAGTATCAAGGGCCCGGACAACTATCCACAGTATGAAAACATCCCCAGCAAGCTTGTTTGCAGACACAGGTAGGAGTCTGAGCAGGTGGAGCATGGGTCTGGATTTAATGGCACTTGCTGCTTCTCTAATATGTAGCTGGTTGAGGTTTGCAGGATTTTTACTCCTCTCCGTTACTGCCACCAGATGAACCCCTTAGCTGGACAGGGCTGTGCTAAATTCTCTCCCAGGTTTGAGGCTGCACTGAATTTTCCCATTGATCTCTGCTTGTGTTTCTTAAGTGACTGCTTTTGTTTGTTATGTGGGGCAATCTCGGAAATATGTGTCACTCACGTGttaggtccaatcctgcaaagtgcaaAGCACCTTCTTCAGCTCCCACGGATGTCAGCAGGAACTGCGGGCAGTCAGCACCTCGCAGGTTTCAGCCCATCTGTTCGCACCTCTGGCTGCCAAATAGGCCCAGAGTCTCTGAGATAAAAGCAAACCAGCCAGATTGTGGTGCTGGGTGTTTCAAGTTCTTTGACAGGCTGAATTTCAGATCAGTGGAGGAGTGAGAATGTTGCAGCGTGGTGTAAAGTGTCCTGCAGGGTAGGCTCCCCGGAAATACTGTAACAACCACCTCCTGTTGGTTTCTTGGTCCAAGCTCTGAAGGGGGCTTCAGGAGAGATGTTCTGTTAGATACCTTCGTTCCATACATTATTATTTCTGGATGTCTCTGTTTTTCTGCTTCTAATGCAATCTGTCTAAGCTATGGTACTTCTAGGGTGCCATGACCATGATGTGtgagcaggaatggtgtccctagcctctgtttgccagaagctgggaatgagcaacgggatggatcacttgatgatgacctgttctgttcattccctctggggcacctggcattggccactgttggaagacaggatactgcgctacatggacctttggtctgaccgagtagagctgttcttatgttcactagCTCCCAATCTCTCCAGATGGACGTTTAAATTCTAGGAAAATGCATCCATGAGGGATGCCCAAGctggaagctttctccacagctgcCAGTTTGAATGTTTTCAGTGGGCTCACACCATGAGTATGAGCCATTGAGTCAATTAATATCTATCTTTCTTAATATCCTGCCTTGCTATttagctgacaggagaagctgctgcagagaaaggagacATACCTAGAAGAGAGTTACCTGTtacctccttctctttttgtctCCAGGCTCTGAATCCAGCATTGCATGCTCCTGCATCAATGGAGCTGGTCTATACTGAACCATGCCATAGGGTTCAAGATGACTATGGTACCGTGGAATGCAGTATGGGGAAGGTGCACCCCACAAAAGACCACACCTGGCTTTCCCACCATATTAAACCagtgtggttttgttttctcttacAGAATAAAGTCGTGGCAGTGGACGGTGTGAAAGTAAAATTGCAGGTGAGTCCAGTATCTGATCCTGATGCAGCATGTGCAGTTGATACTTTGTCTGCGGGTGTCTGTACAAATAGGCCGGGGCTCCATGGCTTTTATCTATTCTTTGCCATGTGTACACACTCCCTAAtaaggtttggggggaggggaagggaagccGATCTTTTCTCTCCCAGCTTAACTCTTGCAGTAACGGTGCACAGCCAGCCAGTGTTTGATAGCTATTAATATGGACATTTCTCAGGGAGaggtgaggccttgggggaaaaGACTGTTCTGGGTGTGATGTGGTACATGATATGCGATATGTGTACAATATACAACACCTTTAAAAACATCCCTTCATAAAGACCAGGGACGAAGACTTAGTTTTTACCAACCTTTCATGCATTTGCCCCATATAACTTTGGCAACTCGCAGCCTGAAGTCTTGCTTGGGACCTCATATATAATTTAATCCAGAGCTCTGAATCTCTTTCAGGCTTGTTTTTATAACCTGGAAATCCCCTCCTACACAAGGAGTGGCATATACAAGCCGTGTGTCCCTGAGTGCTTCCAACCCTTGCACTGACTCTGAGGTCTTGGTTCTTTCCCTTCTGTTATGCCTGGATGCCAACGCTCCCCTGGGATTGGAGAGCTGGGAATGAAACCAGTGGCAGTGGGGTTTCTCCCTTGGTTTTCATCGGGGCTGTTTCTTTGCAGATCTGGGACACAGCGGGGCAGGAGCGATTTCGTAGCATGACCCACGCCTACTACAGAGATGCCCAGGGTAGGTTCTTAGGCGGGTTTGTGGTTTGCCCGATTCGGAGTCAGATGACAACCGGAATCTGCAGACCTAGTGGAGCTGCTCTTGCCACTAATACCCAGGAACAGAATCTTCATTAAACCCCCGCTttgtctctcttcttttcttccagCTTTGCTCCTCTTTTATGACATCACCAGCAAAATGTCCTTTGACAATGTTCGGGTCAGTATGTATCCCCTTGGACCTCACTGACACAATCGTTAACTCCTAAACCCCCAGAGAGGGGCAGCAGAGTCTCCTCATTCTCAAAGCTCTGGCAGACTGATGTAATGGGAGGGCCTTTCCCAATGCTTGACAGCTAGCAATGCAGAATGGCCACTTCTCTGCCTGTTCAGTTTGCTCTGTGTTACGATGCGATGGGCAACTTTTGCCTTAGTCACAGCGGGCGTAGGGGAATCGTTATACTCTGGGTCCAGAACCTGAAATACTGAACCCAATAGTGCAGAAAGCTGAGCACCCTCGGCTCTCCTCGAAACCAGTGGGGCTCTCTTATCCTGGGTTGTCAGCAAGAAATGAACTTGGGGCCTTCAGCACTGAAAGCAGAGCCTCTGTTGCTTGAGCTGAAGGAGAAACTCTGTTAGCTGGCAACTGTAGTAGACTATTATCCGCTCCAACCTATCACATTGGTGATGCAGCTGCATTGGATGGCGGTAACATGAGTTGTTAAGTCAGATGGGTTTGGAAGAATTGTTCAGTGCTACAATGTATTGAAAGCCATGCACAGTCAACGGGCACCGAAGGTAGCTGGCACCCTACTAAATCAGGGACCCAAAGGGAGGCTGCCTCTGAATCCTGCCTCTTGGCAGACAGCGTCTTGAGGCTCAGAACTGGGCGCAAGATGGTACGGGCTGGCAGACTCTACAGGACACTGAGGTGCAAGGACAAACCGTTGACTAAGGTGCCCAGAGatgagagctggctgggaattttttgatgaaacgtattttccatcagaaaatggtcaaaaccaaaacttttcatggaGAGGGATCTGTTTGACACCACTTTTGTtgagaaggtttctcaggtccccACTGGAATTGCTGGTGGCgagggtgagagagacaatgCACCACCCCAGAACAGCAAATAGCCCCATGGTTCAGACACTCCCCAGGAATGTGGATGACCCAGGTTTTTATTCTCCGCCCCAAATCAGGCCGAGCAGGgatctttctttctctgttttggtccatgaaaaatgttgaaaggtCTCCCTTTCTTTCCACATCAGAACAAAAGCAGATTTCGAATCCTTGAATTTTTTCACCAGCCATTATTTGTGTGTCCCAGAGACTCTTGGGCGTAAGTGCTCCAAAACTACATGGAAATAGCAGCCCATGTTCCACCCCTTTAATCTGGCTGTTGCTATGCAGAGACCTTCCTGGCTCTCCCCACACACTTATAGTTGCATATAAACCTGCTTGTCTCCGCTGTTCATCTTTAATACCACGTGACCCTCTTCCTGTCTTGCAGGCCTGGCTCACACAGATACACGAATATGCCCAAAAGGATGTGGTCATTATGTTGTTAGGCAATAAGGTGAGTGTCACTTCCTGGTGGGTGACTGAGAGATGTGCTCATGTACTGCTACTCTCcttctttgttttgtgttgtctGCCCCCCACCTCAGACCAAGGACACCCCAAATCCGTACAGATATGGCTCTGAGGCTCCCCCTCTTCATTCAGTGACACCATCTCATGGCGGGGTTTTGCCTGCCCCATTTTGGAAGAACATGATCTCCAACCACTGCTGATCCATATCAGCTCTGACCATGCAGGGCAGCATTCACACTTCTCCATTTTCCAATTTCATCAGCCTGTGTGGCCTTGTCTGTATTTCCTCAAACCCAAGTACCTATCTACCAAGGTACCAGACAGAAAACTCAGCCACTCCTTGAGTTGTCCAGTAGGCATGGAGGGAAACTCAAGAAGCTATGATATCCCACAGACAGCGTCACCACCAGGGCCCAAACTCTGGGTTCCACTGTTTCAGGGACCTACAGTGGATGTGACTCGCTGCCCCAAACCCAGAACCAGGCGCCTTTTTAGATTCTGTAATTCCTTAACTTGGTTCTCTGATAACACGTTGCCTGTATAGAGCATTCTTCTTCTTCCAACCTTAATTTCCCTCCTAGGTCCCAGAGGGAGCccgtgtcagagctgggaacagaatccatgaGCTCTGAGCTCCCATTGCTGTGCCCACGTCCCTCCCTGTGACATTTACCTGGGTTTGGAACTTTCCTAAGAGAACCTGGTTCTCTTTAAATGCTGCAAAATGACACTTGTGTGCGTCCATGCCCACTTCTGCCAGCAGAGGGAAGCCCAAgtctgattcttcagcaagtgaAGCCAAGGGCTCGGAGGCTCCGTGATGGCCTGCTAGTGCAAGGCTGATCTGTGAGTCTCTGTGCCACTCCGGtaactatttccctttgtttacaGGCTGATGTGAGCAGCGAGAGAGTCATCAGGATTGAGGATGGAGAGTCACTAGCCAGGGTAAGCCGCCCCAGGGTTTTGCAGGGTGTCTGTCATCCCTGAAGGTATCTGGCCCCTCCCTTCATCATCCTCAGTCCCATGTGGGCTATGATCTCCTCTGCTGTGCAGGACAGACCTTAACTAGGCTACTCCCCGGGATCACAGAGCTGTTTCTCTGAGCCAATCATCCATCTATCTCCTCAGTTCCTCCAGCTCTTAAACCACTTTCAGATTTAGACGTACTCTGGGccgtgcttaatttgtgccagggcctGGCAGCTcggagccccggcacctctgggcctggcagctcggagccccagcacctctgggcttgctgtatCAGTTACAAATGTAAAACAATTGCTTGAGGCCCGGCcgctctttcattacaaattaagcactgactcTGAGACTGTGTCTGGACTGAAGGGATGAAAGTGAGAGAGGTCAGATGTAGGGGAGGAGGCTAGATGGgatgggagggcagggagggattgGGCTATGAGATGCAGGAGGTTGAGGGCTGAAGATAGGGTGTGGGGGCGCAATTGAACTGCAGTGTGAGGGAGGACATTGGGAGGGCTGCATTGGTGGGAGTGGCGTTAAGGATTGGAGCAGTGTGCAGTACAAGGACGCACCCCTCAGCCTGCCAAGATATGTGAGAGACCATTAATCTGTCTGCTCAGTGGCGtggatagaacaaggagcaatggtctcaagttgcagtgtgggaggtctaggttggatattaggaaacactgtttcactaggagggtagtgaagcactggaatgggttacataaggaggtggtgtaatctccatccttagaggtttttaaggcccggcttgacaaggccctggctgggatgatttagttggggattggtcctgctttgagcagggggtaggagtagatgacctcctgaggtctcttccaaccctaatcttctatgattcttctatgataCAGTCAAATGAGGCTCCACCAAAACATTAGCATCCTCTCCAGATCCCCAGAGAGtcccctgttcccctccccctcagaagGCCTCTGATCTGCTCTCCCCCTTCTGGAATCCTCAATCTTCCTTCAAACCAGGCCTCCCCGGAGTAACCAGCTGTGCAAGTGCATAGCGCCGCCCCTGGTtgctctgcctctggttgctgttCCTGGGGCCTCTTCTGGCCAAAGGCCCAGACTCAAGGAACCGGCTTGAATCCCCTGAGATTGGCTTTGCTGGTAGATCGGCGGGGGTGTTTCAGAAGAGGACGGGAGCTAGGGGAAGGGGTAGTAACTGGCAGCGCAGTGGCTGATGGTGCTGCGCCCCCTCTGCAGGAATACGGAGTGCCTTTCATGGAGACCAGCGCCAAGACGGGTATGAATGTGGAGCTGGCATTTCGGGCCATTGCCAAGTGAGTAACTGAGGGACTGAAAGGGCAGCTTCCCATGCCAGGGCTGCCTTCCCATACCAAGGGGCATTGATTTAACATGTGCGTACAGAGTTGGGAACAtgtgcccctgggggagggagataTCTTTGCCTTCAAAGGGAAAGTgtcatctagtggttagagcaggggaccagGGCTCTTGGGATCTACACACTCACTGTGTGGGCAAGCTGCTTATCCCCCGATGGCTATAAAATTGCCCTATCTCAGAGTATTATTAAGCTTAACTCATCGATGTTTGTAAAGCATGCACACCTGGGCTGGTCAATGCGGGGGTCTGATGCTTTCCTTCGAAGCAGTTGGCATTttcccagggcagggacagatTACAGGTCTGCATGGGCTGCTGGTCCGCTCCAGTCCAGCACTTCCTATGGGCGAAGTCTGTAACGCTCAGACGCTTTCCTCTAGAGTGGGATATAAAAGCCTCAGAATCCCTGAGAGCTCTTggaccagagcctcagctggcgTAAAGGGGCAGCATTCCATTGACTttggctgaggagctggtccCTTGTCTCCTTTGTCCCCAGACCTTGTTCTGCTCTCCGGCTGGGGAGCCAAGTTCTAGCCCAGAGTTAATTTTTGACAGTCGGGTCACAAGCCTGTGAATTGCCACCCAATGTCCCTGGCATGTGGGTCCAGTTCCCAGCGGCACTTCAAAAAACCTCACTGCTTTCCACCACCGACatgccagctgcagcaggggccagggcaaaAGGGCTGAGAGGGGGCTATGCTGCTGCTAGCCACTGATTCACAGAGGTACGGTTGCGTTCCACCACGAAATAGAAAGATCAAAGGCTCCTTGAATGTTATCCCAGTGCTACGTGATGCAGGTCCATTGCCAGCAAGTGGGATTAACCCTGTGCTAACACATCTGTCCCgtccgcagcccccagccctccaagATACAATTCTTCATAGGGTTTTGTTTCACCTTCCCCTGAATTCATGCTGTttccctggctggagctcagtATCTCCCCATCAATGTGGCTCTTGGCCTCCTGAACACTGGCTTAAGACTTGGCCAGATGTATCGGCTGGCAGAGAGGACTGGAGTGGGCTGAGGTTGTCGCCCCCATGGCACGTCCATTTCCTGCTGGGGGAAGTAGAACAGGGCCAGATCTGCTCAAGAAGCCGAGCCATGTGTTCCACCCTCTCATCACACCCCCTGGAAGAAAGGGAGGTGGAGAGCATCACGTCCGCCTTTCTTCAGGGAtgcacagctgcttctgctgggcgaGGGGTGGCTGGTGCAATGTTTCACGGCTGTGCTTCTTTCAGAGAACTCAAGCAGCGAGCTGTGCAGCAGCCGGACGAGCCCAGGTTCCAGATTCACGACTACATAGAGTCACAGAAGAAGAAGACCAGCTGCTGTTCCTTCATGTGAGAGAGGAGGATGGCAGGGCAggaaggaggacttggggcacagGGGCCTGGTATAATGCAAGAGCAAGGCGGGGCTGGAGAGGAAACTGGTCAGAAGGCCTCTACAAATATTTCTGGCCATAAATTACAAATAGGAAAAAGGCAAACCTACCCTGAGAGGGGGCGGGATGTGCGTGCGGGGGTGTGTGGACGTGCATGAgtgtgggtggctgtggggaagTTACAACAGAAGCCAAATAAAGGCCAGTTCTGGGTTTCGCCTGACTAGCAAATCTTACAATGTGAGAGTCCAACCTTTGGGGAGTCACTCCTGGCAGCACAGCCAAAGCCTGGCCTCTCGGGAGTGGCTTGCGTCAGCCTCGCCTGCATAGCCAGGACCCCAGTGATCAGGACTTGGCTGGATCGGCCTTAAAACAAGCCAGAGTCCAGTGTCTATCCAGACTGGGCCAAGTCAATGTTGGCTGCATTGCCAGTGCCCCATTTTCAAGACGGGACCGAGTCATCCTCAGCAGCGTAGCCACGGCCCTGTATCTATCTGGATTGGGCCAGGTCAGCACTGCTCACAGCCGGGGTCCCACACCTTCCAGTCCAGAGTCACCACCTTTCTGACCAGTTTCCATGAGATGTCTGCTCTGGAGTCTCACCAGGCTgagggggccagggcaggaagaACCGTTTCTCTCCCTCTTGCACTAGCAGGTGAAGTTTTCCTGCAGCGAATGAAATCAGCAGGAGTGTTGGCTAAAGGAAGAGGCATAGGAGACCTTTTCCCTGTGACAGCTggtccctccccactcctctcacCTCCTCCAGgcccctgcagctgggctgtcCCCTTTGCCCAACCTCCTCCTGCCGCTGAGCATGTCCCAAGCAAAGGACTTGGGGTGCTAAGTGTTATTACAGTGCCTGCTATGTTGGAAGAAAGCTGCCGATCGCAGCGTTCGTGGAGAGAGAGGAGATCACTATCTATTTTTCTGACTctaaaaagaaatgtttaaattctgctcttatttataTTTATCTCAGGCTAAATTGCTATTCAATCCTTTACGAGAGGCCAAGTCCCAGCATGCCACGGACGCTCTCTGGATCCCACCCCTCTCCTGTTCTAAAGCATTGGCACCTGCGCTGCTAAGGTGGGGGTGAGCATGGAGCCAGCATTGGCAGCCTGTGGCCACTTGCTGCAGGATCCACCCCCTGGCAGCCACCGGGACAGGGGAGATCTTATTCTCCCAGCTCATTCCATTGCACTCCGCTGGTCTGGTTGCTCTCCTACAGATGGAGCTAGAAGCCACACCTCTTGCTGTTGAAATAAAACTGCTgaaaattaagggcctgatccaaagcccactgaggccTTTGAGAGTCTCCccagtgatttcactgggctctggatcaggccctaattgcTGAGCGACCGGGTATTTCATGCT
The window above is part of the Natator depressus isolate rNatDep1 chromosome 14, rNatDep2.hap1, whole genome shotgun sequence genome. Proteins encoded here:
- the RAB37 gene encoding ras-related protein Rab-37 isoform X1, producing MSGRAGSAAPAQNGCPAALRERFPSLRQDYELACKVMLIGDSGVGKTCFLLQFKDGAFLSGTFIATVGIDFRPSNELQLRCDERFHLVPVLPRLVHQALSVMQNKVVAVDGVKVKLQIWDTAGQERFRSMTHAYYRDAQALLLFYDITSKMSFDNVRAWLTQIHEYAQKDVVIMLLGNKADVSSERVIRIEDGESLAREYGVPFMETSAKTGMNVELAFRAIAKELKQRAVQQPDEPRFQIHDYIESQKKKTSCCSFM
- the RAB37 gene encoding ras-related protein Rab-37 isoform X2 — encoded protein: MSGRAGSAAPAQNGCPAALRERFPSLRQDYELACKVMLIGDSGVGKTCFLLQFKDGAFLSGTFIATVGIDFRNKVVAVDGVKVKLQIWDTAGQERFRSMTHAYYRDAQALLLFYDITSKMSFDNVRAWLTQIHEYAQKDVVIMLLGNKADVSSERVIRIEDGESLAREYGVPFMETSAKTGMNVELAFRAIAKELKQRAVQQPDEPRFQIHDYIESQKKKTSCCSFM